The following proteins come from a genomic window of Aquimarina sp. MAR_2010_214:
- a CDS encoding RNA polymerase sigma factor — MNHQSDQYYINKVLEGRVNAFSVLVERYQGLVYTIVYRMVKNKEQAEEVAQDSFVKAYKSLKNYRGDAKFSTWLYTIAYRKSLDAIKASKRMITSELIEEVSEGEMELVGDALNYLQVKERKKIISDSIMKLPEDEAAIITLYYFEEKSVKEIVEIVNLTADNVKIKLYRSRKKLYSVLKHHISPEISSKNGRAI, encoded by the coding sequence ATGAACCATCAATCAGATCAATATTATATCAATAAAGTGCTAGAAGGGCGGGTGAATGCTTTTTCTGTTTTAGTAGAGCGCTACCAGGGTTTGGTGTACACAATAGTGTATCGTATGGTTAAGAATAAGGAACAGGCAGAAGAAGTTGCTCAGGATTCTTTTGTCAAAGCATATAAATCCTTAAAAAATTATAGGGGTGATGCTAAGTTTTCTACCTGGTTGTACACTATTGCATATCGAAAAAGTTTAGATGCAATCAAAGCAAGTAAAAGAATGATAACGTCTGAACTTATAGAAGAGGTAAGTGAAGGAGAAATGGAACTGGTTGGTGATGCATTGAACTATCTACAGGTAAAAGAAAGAAAAAAAATCATATCAGATAGTATAATGAAGCTCCCCGAAGATGAAGCCGCTATTATTACACTATACTATTTTGAGGAAAAAAGTGTAAAAGAAATTGTAGAAATTGTAAATTTAACAGCAGATAATGTGAAAATAAAATTATATCGCAGTAGAAAAAAACTATATTCGGTATTAAAGCATCACATTTCTCCAGAAATTAGTAGTAAAAATGGAAGAGCCATATAA
- a CDS encoding DUF6249 domain-containing protein, which translates to MGSEIVIIPAIFGVFFGIIYLFISARNKERMALIEKGADASIFYSSKEKRVTPIWKVLILNLSLLLMGIGIGIFIAGILHLSIGVDEEIAYPGTIFLMAGIGLFTGFTMTKNLEK; encoded by the coding sequence ATGGGATCAGAAATAGTTATAATACCCGCAATCTTTGGAGTATTTTTTGGAATTATTTATTTATTTATTTCAGCTAGAAATAAGGAACGTATGGCCCTTATAGAAAAAGGCGCAGATGCTTCTATATTCTATAGCAGTAAAGAAAAAAGAGTTACTCCAATATGGAAAGTGCTTATTCTAAATTTATCTTTATTACTAATGGGTATTGGAATCGGGATTTTTATAGCTGGTATTCTACACTTATCAATAGGCGTAGATGAAGAAATAGCTTATCCTGGCACCATCTTCTTAATGGCAGGAATTGGCTTATTCACTGGCTTTACTATGACAAAGAATCTGGAAAAATAA
- the meaB gene encoding methylmalonyl Co-A mutase-associated GTPase MeaB translates to MSKNSNKHPTAPSSTSSQAIDRFKKLQQKEIVIDSIFKAIIAQDTAALSKGITLIESTQQNHIEKAQHLIEMCLPYANNSVRIGITGVPGVGKSTFIEALGNLLLQKGKKVAVLAVDPSSTISHGSILGDKTRMESLVRSSMAFIRPSPSGNSLGGVAQKTRESIILCEAAGYDVIIIETVGVGQSETAVHSMVDFFLLLKLAGAGDELQGIKRGIIEMADALVINKADGDNMIRARKAKNQFRKALHLYPLTQNNWSPEVLTCSAIENTGIDDIWKMILKYLKITSENGFFEENRIQQNKFWLLQTIEEQLKNSFYNNPKVKAALDSKIEAVQQHKITPFAAARYLLNIHKQDKKE, encoded by the coding sequence GTGTCTAAAAACTCTAATAAACATCCTACTGCGCCTTCTAGCACTAGTAGTCAAGCAATTGATCGATTTAAAAAGTTACAGCAAAAAGAAATTGTAATTGATTCTATTTTTAAGGCAATCATTGCTCAGGACACTGCTGCTTTAAGTAAAGGGATTACATTAATCGAGAGTACTCAACAAAACCATATTGAAAAAGCGCAACACCTTATTGAGATGTGCCTTCCTTATGCCAATAACTCTGTAAGAATAGGTATAACAGGGGTTCCTGGAGTTGGCAAAAGTACCTTTATTGAAGCCTTAGGTAATTTGTTATTACAAAAAGGGAAAAAAGTTGCAGTTTTGGCAGTAGACCCAAGCAGTACAATTTCACATGGCAGTATTCTAGGTGATAAAACCCGAATGGAATCTTTAGTACGATCCTCTATGGCTTTCATACGCCCTTCTCCATCTGGAAATTCACTGGGAGGAGTAGCACAAAAAACACGTGAGTCTATTATTCTTTGTGAAGCTGCAGGATATGATGTTATCATTATTGAAACTGTAGGTGTAGGACAAAGTGAAACTGCTGTACATAGCATGGTAGATTTCTTTTTATTATTAAAGCTGGCAGGTGCTGGAGATGAATTACAAGGTATCAAACGAGGCATTATAGAAATGGCAGATGCTCTTGTTATCAATAAGGCAGATGGAGATAATATGATACGTGCTCGTAAAGCCAAAAATCAATTTAGAAAAGCACTCCATTTATATCCCCTTACACAAAACAACTGGTCTCCAGAAGTACTAACCTGTAGTGCTATAGAAAATACTGGTATTGATGATATTTGGAAAATGATCCTAAAATATCTGAAAATTACCTCTGAAAATGGTTTTTTTGAAGAAAACAGAATCCAACAAAACAAATTCTGGTTATTACAAACTATTGAAGAGCAACTAAAGAACTCTTTTTATAACAACCCCAAAGTTAAAGCTGCTTTAGATTCAAAAATTGAAGCCGTTCAACAGCACAAAATCACTCCCTTTGCTGCTGCCAGGTATCTGTTAAACATTCATAAACAAGATAAGAAAGAATAA
- a CDS encoding acyloxyacyl hydrolase, which yields MRKIEYYLFLFFIGIQLRGQTSSNENKNSFFISPEIIIGKTTEPNTGFPETKMLKSIFVSIGSYNKKVDTQWSSRLGYPKTGLAFGVTDFGNIEKVGKAYVVMPFVEIGLFQKKSNRWHLNMGFGASYLDTKYDSETNPLNKAVTTSLNWSYKTFLYYDVLVNKSAQWRLGLGYGHYSNGHTKLPNQGLNSFLISASSSFGEPQTILEDDIISLRKERVKSSQNYFSFRSGIGQNVLSEVFNDKKEVYSVALSMGKVVNRIFKFGIGFYGRFYEHYYDYIKNDEMLIQQQVPFFKEKPVAYASNYGFFTSTEVFIGHIGVEFELGLNVYKPFYKIEWQLSQGETRGDEYVLGELNWYYEIKRAISSRLGVKYYLFNMHALPKNNIFLGANINANLGQADFSELSLGYVYRFNLKERKKEYSN from the coding sequence ATGAGGAAAATAGAATACTATCTGTTCCTGTTTTTTATTGGAATACAATTAAGAGGACAAACATCAAGCAACGAAAACAAAAATTCATTTTTTATTTCACCAGAAATAATAATAGGAAAAACGACAGAGCCTAATACTGGTTTTCCCGAAACAAAAATGCTTAAATCTATTTTTGTTAGTATAGGAAGCTATAACAAAAAGGTAGATACACAATGGAGTTCCAGGTTGGGATATCCAAAAACTGGATTGGCATTTGGAGTTACTGATTTCGGAAATATAGAAAAAGTGGGTAAAGCCTATGTAGTAATGCCTTTTGTTGAAATTGGATTGTTTCAAAAAAAATCAAATAGATGGCACCTTAATATGGGCTTTGGCGCATCTTATCTTGACACAAAGTATGATTCAGAAACGAACCCACTTAATAAGGCGGTTACAACAAGTCTTAATTGGTCTTATAAGACTTTTCTGTATTATGATGTTCTAGTTAATAAATCAGCGCAATGGCGCTTAGGACTAGGGTATGGGCATTATTCTAATGGACATACGAAGTTGCCTAATCAAGGGCTGAACTCTTTTTTGATAAGTGCTTCTTCATCTTTTGGAGAACCTCAAACCATCCTTGAGGATGATATAATATCTTTAAGAAAAGAAAGAGTAAAATCCTCACAAAACTATTTTTCATTTCGCAGCGGCATAGGTCAGAATGTACTTTCTGAGGTATTTAATGATAAAAAAGAAGTGTATTCTGTTGCATTATCAATGGGTAAAGTTGTCAATAGGATTTTTAAGTTTGGAATAGGTTTTTATGGTAGATTCTATGAACATTACTATGATTATATTAAAAATGATGAAATGCTAATACAACAGCAAGTTCCTTTTTTTAAAGAAAAACCTGTAGCATATGCAAGTAATTATGGTTTCTTTACTAGTACAGAAGTTTTTATCGGGCATATTGGTGTAGAGTTTGAACTTGGACTTAATGTATATAAGCCGTTTTATAAAATAGAGTGGCAGCTTAGTCAAGGAGAAACACGTGGGGATGAATATGTTTTGGGAGAGTTGAATTGGTATTACGAAATAAAACGAGCGATTTCTAGTAGGTTAGGAGTGAAATATTATTTATTTAATATGCATGCTTTACCCAAAAATAATATTTTTCTTGGAGCCAATATTAATGCAAATTTAGGTCAGGCTGACTTTTCTGAACTTAGTTTAGGATATGTATACCGTTTTAATTTGAAAGAAAGAAAAAAAGAGTATTCAAACTAA
- a CDS encoding RNA polymerase sigma factor, translated as MKLYNKYCDGMYYVALRFLKDPFEAEEAMQESFIKAFTRLHQFTGDVTFGAWLKRIVINKSIDMLKAKKMNMVAINEQVMTSVEEQNDWSVSDSVTVDEVKKAIEKLPEKYKYAVMLFLIEGYDHNEISEVLDITPVSSRTLVHRGKKQLQEELKHLRHGTGY; from the coding sequence ATGAAACTCTATAATAAATACTGTGATGGTATGTATTATGTAGCATTGCGTTTTCTTAAAGATCCATTTGAGGCAGAAGAAGCTATGCAAGAATCTTTCATCAAAGCATTTACACGACTTCACCAATTTACGGGAGATGTTACTTTTGGTGCTTGGCTTAAGCGAATTGTTATAAATAAAAGCATAGATATGCTAAAAGCTAAGAAAATGAATATGGTAGCAATTAATGAACAGGTGATGACTAGTGTAGAAGAACAGAACGATTGGTCAGTGTCAGATTCTGTTACTGTAGATGAAGTAAAAAAAGCAATCGAAAAATTACCAGAGAAATATAAATATGCTGTCATGCTGTTTTTGATAGAAGGGTATGATCATAATGAAATTAGTGAAGTGCTGGATATCACACCAGTTTCTTCAAGAACATTGGTACATAGGGGGAAAAAACAGCTACAGGAAGAATTAAAACATTTGAGACATGGCACAGGATATTAG
- a CDS encoding DUF2911 domain-containing protein: protein MPKLLKRTMFILLGLVLIGFAGMYFMKQSTKKHSPEEIVTHTAKDATFTVFYNRPYKKDRAIFGNLVPYNQVWRTGANEATTFTTDKNLLVDGTILKAGTYTLWTIPNPKSWKVIFNSKEYGWGVHMDGTAKRDASYDVLTVEVPVQPLLNVVEQFSIYFENANDFTILYLAWDRTAVAVPIKI, encoded by the coding sequence ATGCCAAAACTTTTAAAGCGAACGATGTTTATTTTATTAGGGTTAGTATTGATTGGATTTGCAGGAATGTATTTCATGAAGCAAAGTACCAAAAAACATAGCCCTGAAGAAATCGTTACTCACACAGCAAAAGATGCTACTTTCACTGTTTTTTACAACAGGCCATACAAAAAGGATAGAGCAATTTTTGGTAACCTGGTTCCATATAATCAAGTATGGAGAACCGGAGCTAATGAAGCCACTACATTTACAACAGATAAAAATCTTCTTGTTGATGGCACCATACTTAAAGCAGGAACCTATACATTATGGACAATCCCAAATCCCAAATCTTGGAAAGTAATTTTTAATAGTAAAGAATATGGTTGGGGAGTACATATGGATGGTACTGCAAAACGAGATGCTTCATATGATGTGCTCACTGTAGAAGTACCTGTTCAACCCTTATTAAATGTAGTAGAACAATTTTCTATTTATTTTGAAAATGCAAATGACTTCACCATATTATATCTTGCATGGGATAGAACTGCAGTTGCTGTTCCTATAAAAATATAA